A genomic stretch from Lathyrus oleraceus cultivar Zhongwan6 chromosome 2, CAAS_Psat_ZW6_1.0, whole genome shotgun sequence includes:
- the LOC127123623 gene encoding uncharacterized protein LOC127123623 — protein MAAAVPFSDFATNPSNPYYLHPNENPSLVLVTPLLDHTNYNSWSKAMKVSLISKNKLRFIDGTFAQPAADTTLYDPWLRCNNMVLSWLQKSVSETIAQSILWIDNASVVWKNLETRFSQGDIFKISDLQDDLTNLHQGTLDVSTYFTKLTSLWEQIDAFRPTRDCTCAIPCTCGAASDLRRYKDQDRVIKFLKGLTDQFSTVRSQILLLDPLPSLDRTFSMVLGQERRSTTIPVESPDPPSLAMQFQPSNNYGGARGNGSSRGRVRSFPGRGASSQRICTHCGHNNHTIDTCFMKHGYPPGKYYLVDSGYPSLKGFLAPYKNARRDSSDLDILESLENINGLQDNEQDFHEGDGNGVPTHVMKKDPISATRVRHRQRCNEAKQKDEKTHNHELCSSFVNLPLHLTTHIFLQLPIKSLLSCKCVCKDWKTMISEPHFTKLHFEQSQNTLMIRTNHYDRVSRTLYLLECEPEKFDIGSDNRVKLEPICTLPLRDDKLFREEKGYSIKNIFKCAISVARLFWEKRETLYSSCNRKHGKFDIVNSCNGLLCLCEPSTENPIVVCNPVTGEFIRLPGDSMSPSRLNTARVRAHGYASLGFHPKVNEYKVIRIWTRHVRHANFWAFERLTVDIHTLGTSLWRNIEVDPEISILRLSDPTYINGVVHWIEFKGIILCFCFETEKLKTFPSPPGMVKNHANGIYNYLRRMGELKGILYICDSTDFSNITMWVMNEYGIGESWSKVYNISNLPNPLQWHYGYCFPVKQFEESAALLYNCLDCFLYYEPEKYGFKIFEINGSGSQYFEVIPHIPSLISLKDAVKGDNIKVLNFHSRYAKIKLQEEDEVIFMSQKFV, from the exons ATGGCCGCCGCCGTCCCCTTTTCTGATTTCGCCACCAATCCCTCCAACCCCTACTATCTCCACCCTAACGAAAATCCCTCACTTGTCCTCGTCACTCCCCTTCTTGATCATACCAACTACAACTCATGGTCAAAAGCCATGAAAGTTTCACTAATCTCAAAGAACAAACTCCGCTTCATTGATGGCACCTTCGCTCAACCCGCCGCCGACACCACTCTTTACGATCCCTGGCTTCGATGCAACAACATGGTCCTTTCTTGGCTGCAAAAATCGGTTTCTGAAACCATTGCTCAATCAATTTTGTGGATTGATAATGCATCAGTTGTTTGGAAAAATTTAGAGACACGGTTTTCTCAAGGCGATATATTCAAAATCTCCGATCTTCAAGACGATCTCACCAACCTGCATCAAGGTACCCTCGACGTTTCCACCTATTTTACCAAACTCACATCTCTTTGGGAACAAATTGACGCATTTCGACCAACTCGGGATTGTACTTGTGCTATTCCATGCACCTGTGGCGCTGCCTCGGATCTTCGTCGATACAAAGATCAAGATCGTGTTATCAAGTTTCTTAAGGGCCTAACTGATCAATTCTCTACGGTTCGCTCTCAGATTCTTCTGTTGGATCCTCTCCCCTCCCTTGACAGGACTTTCTCCATGGTTCTTGGCCAGGAAAGACGTTCCACCACCATCCCTGTTGAATCACCAGACCCACCTTCATTAGCTATGCAATTTCAACCTTCTAACAACTATGGGGGAGCTCGCGGCAATGGTTCTTCTCGCGGTCGCGTCCGCTCCTTTCCGGGTCGTGGTGCTTCTTCACAACGCATATGCACTCATTGTGGTCATAACAATCACACCATCGATACCTGCTTCATGAAACACGGCTACCCTCCCG GTAAATACTATCTTGTAGATTCAGGATACCCGTCACTTAAAGGTTTCTTGGCACCATACAAGAATGCAAG AAGAGACTCAAGTGACTTGGATATTCTTGAAAGTTTAGAGAACATCAATGGTTTACAAGACAATGAGCAAGATTTTCATGAAGGAGATGGAAATGGTGTACCTACTCACG TCATGAAAAAAGATCCAATTTCGGCTACAAGGGTTAGACATAGACAAAGATGTAATGAAGCAAAACAGAAAGATGAAAAGACACACAATCATGAACTTTGCTCTTCTTTTGTGAATCTTCCACTCCATCTCACTACTCACATTTTCCTTCAACTTCCAATTAAGTCTCTTCTCAGTTGTAAATGTGTCTGCAAAGATTGGAAAACTATGATTTCAGAACCACATTTTACTAAACTGCATTTTGAACAGTCACAGAATACTCTTATGATCCGAACCAACCACTATGATCGAGTATCAAGAACCTTATATCTCCTTGAATGTGAACCGGAAAAGTTTGACATTGGAAGTGATAATCGCGTGAAGCTTGAGCCTATATGCACGCTTCCTCTTCGTGATGACAAGTTATTTAGAGAGGAGAAAGGATACTCGATCAAGAATATTTTCAAGTGTGCTATTAGCGTTGCGAGATTATTTTGGGAGAAAAGGGAAACCCTTTATAGTTCTTGCAACCGTAAACATGGTAAGTTTGATATTGTGAATTCTTGTAATGGCTTactttgtttgtgtgaaccatCTACAGAAAACCCTATAGTGGTTTGCAATCCAGTCACTGGGGAGTTTATAAGACTTCCTGGAGATAGTATGAGTCCTTCTAGGTTAAACACAGCGCGTGTAAGAGCGCATGGATATGCTAGTCTTGGTTTCCATCCTAAAGTTAATGAATATAAGGTGATAAGAATATGGACTAGACATGTCAGACACGCCAACTTTTGGGCGTTTGAGCGTCTCACGGTTGATATACACACACTTGGGACGTCGTTATGGAGAAACATTGAAGTGGATCCTGAAATTTCTATTTTGAGACTTAGCGATCCCACTTATATTAATGGTGTAGTTCATTGGATAGAGTTTAAAGGTATAATATTGTGTTTCTGTTTTGAAACTGAGAAGTTGAAGACATTTCCTTCTCCTCCGGGTATGGTTAAAAATCATGCAAATGGAATTTATAATTACTTGCGTAGAATGGGAGAATTGAAGGGAATTCTTTACATTTGTGACTCGACCGATTTTTCTAATATTACAATGTGGGTTATGAATGAATACGGCATTGGAGAGTCATGGAGTAAGGTTTACAACATTTCTAACTTGCCTAATCCGCTTCAATGGCATTATGGATATTGTTTTCCAGTAAAACAGTTTGAAGAAAGTGCTGCATTGTTGTATAATTGTTTGGATTGTTTTTTATACTATGAACCTGAGAAATATGGATTCAAAATATTTGAAATTAATGGGTCTGGTTCACAGTATTTTGAAGTAATTCCACATATTCCAAGTCTAATCTCATTAAAGGATGCTGTTAAAGGAGACAATATTAAGGTGTTGAATTTCCACTCAAG GTATGCGAAGATTAAATTGCAGGAAGAAGATGAAGTTATTTTCATGTCTCAAAAGTTTGTTTAG